The DNA segment CGGTGTCATCCCATGATAAAAAATTTAGTAAAACTTTTCGATATTAAAAAAGTTTCCTAACTTTTTTAAATGTGGATTCCACTATAATTTGTTTTACTAAACAAATTCGTGGAATGACAATAATAGGTAAATTAAATGCAAAGTTATTATATTTCAGCACCTATCTTTTTAAGTAAGGAAGATTCTAAAACTAGTTCAACAATGACAAAATAATATATGAAAAAAATACTAATACCATATGCCTGTGGCGAAGGTGCTAAAGATAACGGTTGTGCAGATGCACCGAAACATCTGAAAAAAATAGGTCTTGGTTCGCACATTAAAGCAAGGTGGACGGGTGAATATAAGTCGGATAAAACCGATAAGTACGAAATTATAAAAGATAGTTGTAACAGATTATCAGATGATGTTAGCAAAGTAGTGAGTAAGGGTAATTTTCCTATAGCTATAGGCGGCGACCATTCTATGGCCGTGGGAACGTGGAGCGGAGTAACAACCGGACTTAACATGCAGGGGAATTTCGGTCTTATATGGTTTGATGCACATATGGACGCGCACACGCCGCAAACTTCTCATTCGGGTGCATATCACGGTATGCCGTTAGCACATCTGCTAGGCTATGGCGATGAAGGTCTATGCTCTATAGGCAGCAATATGCCTAAAATATCACCTGCCCATCTTTGCCTTATCGGTATCAGGAGCTTTGAAGAAAAAGAAGCCAACCTGCTGCAAAAATTAGGCGTGCGTATCTTTTACATTGATGAGGTTAAAAGAAGGGGGCTGCAAGACGTGATAAGCGAAGCACTGGAAATAGTGAAAAACAATACTCAAGGATACGGCATAACGATAGATGTAGATGTCTTCGACCCTTCAGAAGCACCGGGGACGGGTACAAAAGAACCTGACGGTCTGCATAGGGCGGAAGCCGTAGAGGCGTTCTGTGTTTTTAAAGGTGATAAAGACCTAAGAGCGGTTGAGCTTGCCGAATATAATCATCATCTGGGCAACAAAGGAATAACTTCAAAACTTATTTTCTATATATTAGGGGCGATTTTTAAGTAACTTTTTATACGAAATCCAATCATTTTGCCATCTTAACTATTAGTTAACTATTTAATAGTAATATTAAAGCAACAATATAAATTTGGTTGGGAGATATAATTATGTCTTTAAAGGTATTAAAAGTA comes from the Pseudomonadota bacterium genome and includes:
- a CDS encoding arginase, with product MKKILIPYACGEGAKDNGCADAPKHLKKIGLGSHIKARWTGEYKSDKTDKYEIIKDSCNRLSDDVSKVVSKGNFPIAIGGDHSMAVGTWSGVTTGLNMQGNFGLIWFDAHMDAHTPQTSHSGAYHGMPLAHLLGYGDEGLCSIGSNMPKISPAHLCLIGIRSFEEKEANLLQKLGVRIFYIDEVKRRGLQDVISEALEIVKNNTQGYGITIDVDVFDPSEAPGTGTKEPDGLHRAEAVEAFCVFKGDKDLRAVELAEYNHHLGNKGITSKLIFYILGAIFK